A window of Osmerus mordax isolate fOsmMor3 chromosome 11, fOsmMor3.pri, whole genome shotgun sequence genomic DNA:
TTTTCCTGTCTGTCATGCTTTAAGTCAGACACATTAAGGGATTTAGGCTAACCCTGGAAAGAATAATATCTCTTCTCCCTTCACTTCTGCCTCAGTCTTGGCTGAGATCAAGTTTGTAACAACATACCTAACTTTGTGGGTGTGAAGGGAGTTTAGCCCTGCTAAGTTCGTCTTATTTGTGCTACTATAAACACTGTCTTTTCGTCCGTCATGTTTTACAGTTGACATGGATGATGAAGACGGCAGGTGCCTGCTAGATGTAATTTGGTAAGTTTGTGTGCCACCAGACAGGCATTggttgtgttcatgtgtgatACAACATTGGTCCAATCCTTACTGATGTCCCTCTCCTACAGTGACCCTCAAGCACTCAACGACTTTCTTCATGGATCAGAGACCCATGTGAGTATTCTCTGCTAGGTCTTCAAAGGCTTTTGATTTATGCGGGGCTGGAACTGTACCTGCCAACTGGGTAAACGGTAGGATGGATATTTTTAATATCTGTCTGAGTGACAACACGGAGCACACAGGCCATATACCACctccctttacccccccccccccccccccccccaggagactTGTGTTCTTCTCTCAATCCTCTGCTTATGGGTGTCTGTACTGTTTGATTGCACTCTATTCATCCCTCCGTTTCCCCCTTTTATTAATACACAAAAGGACAGAAACTAATCTAATGCTTGCAATATTTGTTTTCGTACTATCCTTTTGTTTCTGCTCCTTTTATACTTTGACTTCGGTGTCTTGTCTTGGATCTTTGGTTGATCGTCGGGTCTGTGCTGTCCTTTCTGCTGTACTCTGTTTGATGGCCTGTCTGCATTCCCCTCTGTCTTGTCCTTGTGGCGTTTCCCCTCCTGCCGGGCTGTCTGTGGTGTCCTGTCCTATCCtgggtgtgtcctgtctgtcctatcctgggtgtgtctgtctgtcctatcctgggtgtgtcctgtctgtcctatcctgggtgtgtctgtctgtcctatcctgggtgtgtcctgtctgtcctatcctgggtgtgtcctgtctgtcctatcctgggtgtgtctgtctgtcctatcctgggtgtgtctgtctgtagctgGACACTGATGACCTTTTGGATGGCTCAAGTGACCCCTCAAGCTCGTTCTTCTCTACTGCTGGGGTGAGTAACATCCCCCatccttctgtctccctccatatgTGTAGCatgcgttccccccccccccccgccctcccaatAACATACGTCCACCGTCTCCAAGCTCCAGTTGACCCCGGTGTGACCCCGGGAAGTTTAAGGGGCCTGCTTTGTCAACATCTTTCTGTCACCAGCAGCTCCATTCCTCTTCATCCCATGCCATCTTCCCTACTCACCGTCACTGGGCTTCAATTTGACTCTCTTGTCCCCTAGGACCATGTTCCCGAGATCCAGCCGGCCGTCCAGCTGTCTGTCAGCGAGCCGCCAGGCCTGCCCAGAGTCAGCGTGGACCTGGACTTCCTGGAGGACGATGACATCCTGGGCGGCTCTCCGGGTGGCGGGGAAGGCGGGAGCAACGGCATCGGGACCAATCACGAGCCGTGTGACATCCTGCAGCAGAGCCTGGCGGAGGCCAATATCACAGAGCAGAGCCTGCAGGAGGCCGAGGCAGAGCTGGACCTGGGATCCTTTGGCATACCGGGCCTGGCACAGGTGGTCCAGACTCTACCGGATGCCAGCctgtctggggctgggggcaCTGCAGTCGGTGTAGGAATAGGAGTAGGTGTCGGGGGAGCGATCTTCCCGGGGCCAGGCCCTAGTATCACTGCCACACCTCCCAACGCCACGGCTGACATGCTGGGATCAGTCCTGGCTCATCAGGGCCTACAGCTCCAGTCCCAGGTCATGAACAAGGCTATAAGTGTTCAGCCCTTCATGCAGCAAGTAGGCCTTGGAAATGTAACTCTTCAACCGATTTCAAGTCTCCAAGCTCTTCCTAATGGGAGTCAGTCTGGACATTTGGGCATCGGACAGATACAAGTAGTGGGTCAGCCCACTGTTATGACTATAAACCAGTCCGGGCAGCCTATCCTGGCCAAAGCCATGGGTGGCTACCAGCTGCACCAGCCGGGGCCTGAGGCTGCCGGCGCAGGGACGCAGGCGGGGCTCGGAGGATCCGTCATGAGCTCTGGAGGGGGACTTTTGATCCAAGGGGGCAAAGCCACTCTGGGATCTCCTGCTTTAAACGGACCTGCGGTATgcgtcagcagcagcagcaccagcagcagcagcagcagcagcactatGACGACTCCTGCTGGCCTAGTGGGCTTCGGCAATACCCCTCTGAGCGCGGGGCTCGGACCCCAGGCACAAGCGCAAGGTCAAATCATGCAGATCATCCAACGCACTCCGACCCCCATCCAACCCAAACCCCCCCAAGGGGGAGCCATCCAACCCAAAATCTTCAAGCAGCAgccgcagcagcagcagcagccagtgCCCCATCCCCTGCAAAACGATGCCAACAAGGCTCTAGGGGTGCAGCAAGTCCCAGTTTCCGCTGCTCAGAATGTAGCCTTTCTGACGGGCAAGCCAGGCTCTAATGTTGTCCTGAGCACACAGGCTGCGTCTCAGGGCCCCCAGTTCCAACAGACCCTGTTCAAGCAGCAAGGAGCCCACACGTCAGGCAAGCCTCTCAGTGTGCACTTGTTGAATCAATCGGGTAGCATCGTTATTCCCTCCCAGACGGTTCTGCAGGGTCAGAACCATCAGTTCCTGCTGCCTCAGTTGCAGGCAGGGGGCCAGATCTTGACCCAGCACCCTGGTGGCCACATCATCACCAGCCAGGGCCCCGGAGGGCAGCTCATCGCCAACCAGATCCTCGCTGCCAACCAGAACATCAACCTGAGCCAGGTGTTAGCCTCGCAGGGGCACCCTGGCACCGCCCACATCCTCTCTGGACACATCCAGCTGCAGCCCGGCCAGATGGGTCACCCCACTCTCTTCCAGATGCCTGTCACGATAGCCCAGACCCAGACACAGACCCACCCTGTCACGGGCCATGCCCAGACTGTTATCCAGGGCATGCCCATCCAGAACTCCCTGGCCATGCTGAGCCAGGTGGAGGGCCTGAGCCCGGCCGTCAGCTTGCAGCCTGCCCTGCAGCCCCAGGCGGGGGGAGTCCCCAGCAGCAGCGGAGCGGCCGTCATGGCCCAGGGCCAGCCCGGGGAGAGCATCACCGTGCTGGGGAGCACCACAGAGCAGGCTGCTCATCCCTCCTCCGTGGCCGTGTCGGTCCCCTCGTCCTCTCCGTCCTTGTCTGTGTCCACCTCGTCCTCCGTGAGCGCCATGGGGCTGGGCCAGGCCCAGCACAGCCCAGGCAGGGTGCTGTTCACCCCCCAGGGCTCGAGCATGATCCTGAGCCAAGAGTCCCTGCAAATGTTCCTGCAACAGGTCAGTGTGCTCCGTCTGCTGCTTGTTTACACTGTCTGTGAACAGTTAACATTggcaaataaaaaagaaaacgaTAACTTGCACGGAGTGATGTCCTGGTCTGACCTCTCTGGTTTACCATTTTACCCCCTGCCCCTGCGTTGGTAATTATGCTCATGTCAGGACCAGCGCCAGCAAACAGAGAATGACTCCACCCCCTCTGTGGGCATACCAGCGTCTGTTATCGTCAGCAGCAGCACCTCTGATCTGGCCCCCTCAGGCCATGACGGCCTCATATCTGAGGCTCAGGTGggcctctgcccctcccctggcCCCACCCACATGGCAACAGTGGTAAAGCAGGTagaaacgccccccccccccccttccccttatGCTAAGCCCCGCCCACCTGTTGCTGCCGTTGCCACTGCGTTAGGGTGCTGTCTGTCCCTGcagccttctctctccctaagTCACTACTACTTGGTCTGCtcaccttctcttcttcctcctcctccttctactcatcttcctccttctcctcctcttcatcctccttctcatccttctccttctttctgCCAAACTGACGATGGTAGTGCATGGTGTCCAAATCCTGCCTCATTTCCATTGCCATGTCCTTTGTCCATACGTACAACTGTGGTATTATTAACGTGTCTGGCTGTTTGCAtctttttgtgtgtctgcacgTTGGCTTGATCATACTCACTGTTTCACTGTTTTGACATGAGTGATGCCTAACAGACTCTAAATGCAGTGAGTGGGTATCCATGGCTGTGAGCATGTTGGTGGGTTTCAGCTAATGACTCATGCTTGTGCCTTTTAGAGTAATCCTCCTAAATACTCGACCTGTCACTGGCTCTCAGGCATCTGTCTTTGCATGATCACATCTGGTCAACTCACTGACCCTCCATCTTGTGCACACCCAGGATGGTATACTCTACCCTACCCCCAGCTGGTAAACTCTTCCCCCAGCTGGTATACTCTTCCCCCTGCTGGTAAACTCTACCCTACCCCCAGCTGGTACACCCTCCCCCCAGCTGGTAAACTCTACCCTACCCCCAGCTGGTACACCCTCCCCCCAGCTGGTAAACTCTACCCTACCCCCAGCTGGtacaccctcccccctgctggtaAACTCTACCCTACCCCCAGCTGGtacaccctcccccctgctggtaAACTCTACCCTACCCCCAGCTGGtacaccctcccccctgctggtaAACTCTACCCTACCCCCAGCTGGTACACCCTACCTCTAGCACAGTAGCCTAGATCTCTTGTTTTGAACTAAATCCAAagctttcacccccccccccttaacaaCTAGCTATGACCTGCTCCCCTAAACCCTTCAATCATCACACAAGCTACATCCCAGACCTGCTGACCTCCACCCCTTGCTGGTTCCCTCTGTTTTCCTTTCGCTAATCACAGGAGCCAGCTGTATTATTATCCAAATACAGTTATAATGATGTTTTTATGCTGTTATCTTTATCTCAAATTACTTGCAATTCAAGGTTGTGATGACCTCAATCTGATTTGCTACACTATTCACAGGCAATTTTGCTAGCTTTAGTGTTATCTGTAGTACTGTTTGTCACTGAATCTCTTTCTgcttgcagatgtgtgtgtgtgtggttttgtgctTGAAGTCCTCTTGCCTCCTGTTATTCTGCTGTAAATACATGTCAGTCCAAATATTTAGTTTGATCTTTGTGTTTCTGGATTGCTTTATCTCTGATGGTCTCCTTGTTTGTTTGGATCCCATGTCTTCAGGTTCCTCCCACTGGTCACCCACAGCCCCTGCGAATCCAGAGCATGTCCCCCTCTCAGCCCCTGGCCAcgcacacagccccccctccactggcagacagcccccagccttcccACTCCCCGCTCACCCTGGGTCAGCACATCCAGTCCCcgcagcaccaccagcagcaccagcagccccgccccccgtctcagccccaggcccaggcccagactcCATCTCGCTCCtgcacaccctcctccctcccccctctcttcatcgTCCACAACCAGctccccgggtccccccagccagcccctcagccccagcagcagcaccccCCGCCGGCTCACATCCAGCTCCAGCTGCAGCCCCAGGCTCGACCGCCCTCGCAGCCCGCTCCCTTCCAGCCCGACATGCCTCCCGCCTCCTgctcccccaagcccccccaggcccctcctccGGCCCAGTTCCAGTTCGCGGCGCCCCCCCTCAGCACTGTGGTGAAGGCCCAAGTGCCTCTTCAGGGGCTGACCGCCGAGCAGcaacaccacctccagctggtaGCGGCTCAGCTCCAGACGCTGTCCACCATCACCCAGCCCTCGCCTCAGCAGAAGCAGCTACTGGAGAAGCTGCACCAGGTAaccaggggtcaggtggctgagcggttagggaatcgggctagtaatcagaaggttgccgggtcgattcctggccgtgcaaaatggcgttgtgtccttgggcaaggcacttcaccctacttgcctcggggggggaatgtccctgtacttactgtaagtcgctctggataagagcgtctgctaaatgactaaatgtaaatgtaacagcgGCCCCCCCTCTCAGACAGCACCCTCACACGCTGGCCAATGTGTGTCCAGTTCGGCGTCCTTTACCGCCCCGAGCGAGGCTGCCTGGGGGCGTTTCtgaacccctcctcctccttcctcccaggtGCAGCAGAACATTCTCCTGCAGGCCAAGCAGCTTCCGTTTGGCTCCCAGCAAGATGTGCCTGTCGCTCCGGGTGTGACATCAGCAGCCAGCGCTGGCAcacctctccagctccccccACTTCTGCAACAGACATCAGTGCTCGTCAAGACCCCTATCACAGGTCAGACATCACTATTCTTAACATTGAATGTAGTATTTAATACCGAATGTTTTTGTCAGTGTAACCAGCTCTTGGTTGCCTGTTAACTCTCTTTTTGAAAGAATCTCCCTTCCAACTTCTATTTTCAACTTCTCTCCTCAGCATCCAACGACCTGCAGGTATTCTCAGGATCCCAAGGACCCTGTGGGCCAGTTAACCAGGTGGTTACTCCAGCCAGCCTTACACAATCTGTACAGGTGAGtaccacgaccactgcagcctCAGCGGGGCTGGTGTGATCAGctcagggggaggggtcagctcagggggaggggtcagctcagggggaggggtcagctcagggggaggggtcagctcAGTGGGAGGGGTCAGctcagggggaggggtcagctcAGTGGGAGGGGTCAgctcaggggggaggggtcagctcagggggaggggtcagctcagggggaggggtcagctcAGGGGAGGGGTCAgctcaggggggaggggtcagctcAGGGGGACGGGTCAGctcagggggaggggtcagctcagtgggaggggtgtgtctgGGGAAAGCTGGGATGCAGATTCAGGTGTTGGGGACGGCTCCATCTCACATGACTTCCCCTGGTCCCATCCAGAGCCAGGTGAGGTCACAGTGGGGACGCCTGGGTGCAGAGCAggcctggggtcaggggtcaggcacGGTGGATGAGATCTTTAGTCTGGTCTTGATGTTGtcctttttctccccctcttgtCACAGACGACAACTTTGAAGATGCCTTTCTGCATGGAGCCCAGCAAGGAAGCCAGGTGTGTTTGGGTTCAGCTGcgtttagtgtgtttgctgccagAACTGGTTTAGAGCAAGGCGTTGGTTATCAGACCTAGTGGTAGTTTGTGTTTCTCATATGACGTAACTAAAATGAAATATGCAAACAGAATGTAAATCCCCGTTCGATCAACATGTTTTAAAGGtttgtctcgtgtgtgtgtgtgtgtgtgtgtgtgtgtgcgtgcgcgtgtgtgtgcgtgccggtgtttgtgtgtgtgcgtgcgtgcgtgtgtgcgcgtgtgtgtgcgtgccggtgcgtgtgtgtgtgtgtgcgcgtgtgtgtgtgcaggatgctGGAGCAGCTTAGGAAGCAGCAGGGGTCTGTTCTGTATCCAGACCAAAGCGCTCCGTTCCGCTCCTTCGAGGACACTCTGCACAGACTGCTGCCTTATCACCTCTACCAGGGCACCGCGTCCTCCCCCCACGACTACCGCAGAGGTGACCCCCGAGcttccccagcccccctctgcctctactgtccccccccccacgcacacacacacacacatatacacacacatacgcacgcacacatacacacacacacatatacacacatacacacacacacgcacacatacgcaaacatacacacgcatacgcacacacccacacacacacatacttacacacacaagtctgaccacattctcccctctcttcctccccagtgGACGATGAGTTTGAGAGTGTCTCCAGTCAACTCCTGAAGCGAACGCAGGCGATGATCGACAAGTACCGCCACCTGCTCTTCGAGGAATCCAAAGTAAGTTTACAAGTTGCGAGTTACACAGCCTTGGTTCCACCTGGCCGTGACGCGTATTTAACCCGTGCTTGTTGTTGGCACACGAGCAGAGGCTGGGTCCCTCGGCAGAGATGGTGATGATCGACCGGATGTTCATCCAGGAGGAGAAGATCGCCCTGGGTCAGGACCGGGTTCTGGCCAAGGAGAGACCAGGTacccccacctgcaccctgggaagcacacactcacacactctcggtCTCTATATCGCCTTCTGTCCTGGAATAATATGCATTCGTTTAGCAAATTTGgcaagcttttatccaaagcgaaatATACGGGGAGATTTGAACTTGcaatgatctgcagtcaaatgctctgtcACTGAGCCCCCTCCTCATGAtgatgtttctctctgtctctctctctctctctctctctctgtgtctctctctctgtctctctctctctctgtgtctctctctctgtctctctctctccagaggagTATGTTGCCAACTCGCGCATATTGGAGAGTGTGTCTGCCGTGTCCTCCCAGCACCCCCCGCCTGCTGCCCTCAGCTCTGGGAGGGCAGGATTTACTGCAGCAGAGCCACCTACCATGCCCACGGGATCTACCCCGACACCTGCTCCCCCggtcccccccccagcccctgcccccgcccccagcaCGACCCCCGCCCCGGCACCGCCCCCATCCCACTTCCCCTCCACCAAGCTGGTGAtaaagcagggtggagggggggcctcGGTGTCCTGGTCCAGTAGCTGCTCTCCGGCCCCTGGTCCAGGGGTCAAACCCCCCGCGGCTGAGGCTGCCAGGCAGAGCTCATCCTTCAGCCGCGCCCCGCCTCCCTCGtcgtcctactcctcctcccgaTTGGCCGATGACGATGACGCTCTCCCTCAGCGAACTAGCAAACCGCCCATCAAGACCTACGAGGCCCGCCGACGAATCGGCTTGAAGCTGAAGATCAAACAGGAGGCGGGCTTTAGCAAGGTGGTCCACAACACCGCCTTGGACCCGGTCCACACTCAGCCCCAACACAACACCcattcccagccccagcctcaaccccagcctcaaccccagcctcaacctcaACCCCTAGCGAAGGCCAGCCCCGCAGCCCCTTCCATCACTACTGTGATCAGGACTCCTCCCCCAACTTGTAGTGCTGCTTCCTCGTCAACAACCTCTGTCGAAACCACACAATCCAACCTCACCCAGCGAGGCGAGGCTCCCCCCAGCGctgcccgccccccctcctcctcctcccacccctggtcttcctccaccccctcctccaccccctccatggCTCAGATGAACGGGACTTTAGAGCACCACGACGTCAGCGGAGTCAAACGCAACCCCGCCTCCACGGCGACCCCGCCCCAGACCACGTGTCGCCTGCCTCTACGGAAGACCTACCGGGAGAACATCAGCCCCCGCGTCCGTCCGGGGGtaccggggggagggggcgacAGCCTGCCTTACCCCaggcctgtctcctctccccccaaacCCCAGACGCCATCCTCCCCCTCGGCCTCGGACAGGACTGTGATAGCCAGTGTGAAGCTGGAGAACAGAGGCAGCAGGGAGGCCTCTCACCCACACGCTGAGCCAGGCCTcgagggggggaggctggggaactCGGTCGACGCCCTGGGCCACGTCTTCGCCCCCGGCGTCAAAGCCCCCCAGCAGCCTCAGCGGCGCtccgagagggaggaggaggaggaggaggcgaggcATGCGGACCCTGGTGCTGACGCGGGGAAGTACAAGAGGGTCAGCAGTAAaaacagacagagggaaggCGGGCCGTTTCGGATGGACCAGCACGCCCCCGGGCCGCCCTCCCCGGCAGAGTCGTCCTTCGCCAGGGACTCTTCGCTTCCAGCCAAACGCTGCAAGTCCGATTCCCCCGACATGGACATGGACAACGCCAGCTTCTCCAGCGGCAGCCCGCCCGACGAGTCTCTGACCGACCACCTGCAGAGTGCCATCGACAGCATCCTCAACCTGCAGCAGGGGCCCTCCACCCGCCAGGGCAGTAAAAGTGGCAGCTCCCggtcccaccaccaccaccaccagcggCCAGGCGCCTCAGGGGCCTCGTCCCACAGACCCTCAGtccccccctcgtcctcctcgtcgtcGTCCGCCTCCCTGGCCACCGGTCGCGGTCACAACGGCAGCCTGGTGCCCCAGACTCACAGCAGATAACAGCCCCTCAGCCTGAGGGcagactgatacacacacacatacacagacagacgggGACATTCTGAACAGAATCACTGTGCTCTGCTGAGCTGTGTCGGCCTAGTTTGTCCATTTGAATTGTCCAAAAAGATTTCTTTGTCGTTTACTACTTGACTCAGTACTctcgctggggctggggctggggggggtgggggcaactGTTCTGCATCGTCTGTGTGGAAAGTCAGAATCTTGAAGCTGCAACTGTGAGCTCTTCTCTTCTACGGTCAGGAAATAAGATGAATTGGTCGGAAGTTATTACTGTCAAGAGTCACTCATTTCTCGCTCTTCGTTTTCTCTCCCTGCATTCTTCTACATTCCTCTGTCATGTGACATGTGTCATGTGTTTTTGCCGACGGTCCACCCAGCCCTCCGTGGTCTCTTGTTCAGCTACCCACAGAGGAGCCGAGAACGCGCAGCATCGCTCGCAGGTTCCAGCTGCCCTCTGGGTTACCCTgatcaggaggagaggaagggagggagggagggagggagagagagaggaagggagaggggggagagtgggagggggggggagggagagggagagagataaatagggagggagggagagagaaagaaagaaagggagagggagggagggagggagggagggagagagagagagagagagaaatagggaggaagagagaaagagggaggttgACCTGGTTTAGAGATTCCATTCATCACGTCTTTCTTCATTCTCTTTCCCTGTAGCGTGATGCGTAACATTGGAAACATACTCTGGTTTAGTCTGTAAATCTCCCACCAGGCACTTCACATGTTTCATTTCATATACATGTTGCATATAACTGATTAGATGTACCGTCCACAGCCTGATGGATTTATAGTGAAGTGGTTTACTTTGTGGCTGCTCTTGGGAATTGTATTACTGTAACAAGGTGTAAAATGAACATGTATTGATGAAATTGACATGCTAAAACTCTTTTTGTTTGGTTTGAACGTCATTGATTTTCCAGGCACATGTTTTTAGACACCTTTGTTGCTGACTTTGCCAGGTTTGGGACATTATGCATATCTGTCAACCGATGCCAGGCCAGTCTTTAATTGTTGATCTTTTTCCTTTGTTATGAGTCTTTGCCTAATTTCTCCCTGTCACACTGTCAATCCTCCAGCCCCTTTCTTCTGTCGCCTGGTGGGCAATTCAAATACAGCGAGAGCAATGACATTGAAAAAAGAACAataataatgtaaaaaaaaataagaatgaGATAAAAGGCCGTAAGAAAATTCGAAGTATAGTATTACAGATTaattttgtattgtatttatTGTGTATAATGACACTTTTTCAAAAGAAATGTACATTTAGTAAAACTGTAAATTAAACCTTGCTTCTTTTATGAAACATTCATCACATGTATGTTTTATTAATTCCCTTGGGTTTGCTTACGGGTAACATAACTGCACAGTGAAAGATACAAACCAACAGATGAACTATAAGCTCATTCCAGTGGGTTCGAGAACAGTGTAATGTGTCTGACGGCCACCAGGTGGAGTATGGAGGTGGAAATGCGTGGCTCTGTTGAGCTCTAGAGTTCAGAGGATTTGGGAGGAGCGACAGGGTTCAgagtgatgggggaggggggggggggagcgaacGATTCTCTAAATGCAGTGTTGTTTCATGAGTCATGTGGTCTAAAAAGAATGATGAAAGTAAAACTGGGATCCACCACAACATTGTGCCTAACAACCGTAGTGCCTAACAACCGTAGCATATCGTCAAACGGGGAATGcaggcagaagaggagagggatgtcTGTGCGGAGTTATGCCACCTAGCTTGAAGGAACTGACTCCACCCAAATCATTTATTCAgccctaacacccccccccctgtatgTACACACCCTCCTCTATGAATGCAAGGTCTCATCCCAGCCCTACACAGCAAGGGTTGAAGGTTTTCCCCTGAGCACTTGCAAGGCATCCCTGGAAGAGGAGGTGCattaaggagagagaggaggaggagaacagttgtgtttcagtgtgtccctgtgttccCTCTGCTAGCAGATCAAGGACCGCTGCCAGACCCCGGAGCTCAGCTGAAACGCATTAAATCCTGGAGGAGGACCGTCCCGCAGTGATCTGGTGTTTTGACACTCTGCTGAGGGCTCATATTTGTTGACAAAAGTAAACCTGTACGTGTAGCAGCAGCAGCCCATCCAGGAGAGTCCTTGAGCTCCCGTCCTCCAGTTTAAACGTTTTTTCCAGACTCcagaaggcagaggagagattGAAGTGCGTGGAAACTATTACCAGGTAAAAACCTATTTCCATTTGTCTttttatgaatatatatatattctagaGGTGTTCTTGAAGTGTAATTCTGTCGTCTTTAATGTGAAAATacagatatatttttttatcttgTCTGATATCGAAGGGTCACATGGAAATTGTGATAATGTGAATAATGTgataaatagggagtcaggtggctgagcggtgagggagtcggactagtaatccgaaggtcgccagttcgattcccggtcatgccaactgacgttgtgtccttgggcaaggcacttcaccctacttgcctcgggggaatgtccctgtacttactgtaagtcgctctggataagagcgtctgctaaatgactaaatgtaaatgtaaatgtaaataatggaAAAAAGCAAGTCTTGATTGCGTTTCATCAGTAAAGCAGGAAGTTTTGGA
This region includes:
- the bicra gene encoding BRD4-interacting chromatin-remodeling complex-associated protein, with the translated sequence MSLSYSDPQALNDFLHGSETHLDTDDLLDGSSDPSSSFFSTAGDHVPEIQPAVQLSVSEPPGLPRVSVDLDFLEDDDILGGSPGGGEGGSNGIGTNHEPCDILQQSLAEANITEQSLQEAEAELDLGSFGIPGLAQVVQTLPDASLSGAGGTAVGVGIGVGVGGAIFPGPGPSITATPPNATADMLGSVLAHQGLQLQSQVMNKAISVQPFMQQVGLGNVTLQPISSLQALPNGSQSGHLGIGQIQVVGQPTVMTINQSGQPILAKAMGGYQLHQPGPEAAGAGTQAGLGGSVMSSGGGLLIQGGKATLGSPALNGPAVCVSSSSTSSSSSSSTMTTPAGLVGFGNTPLSAGLGPQAQAQGQIMQIIQRTPTPIQPKPPQGGAIQPKIFKQQPQQQQQPVPHPLQNDANKALGVQQVPVSAAQNVAFLTGKPGSNVVLSTQAASQGPQFQQTLFKQQGAHTSGKPLSVHLLNQSGSIVIPSQTVLQGQNHQFLLPQLQAGGQILTQHPGGHIITSQGPGGQLIANQILAANQNINLSQVLASQGHPGTAHILSGHIQLQPGQMGHPTLFQMPVTIAQTQTQTHPVTGHAQTVIQGMPIQNSLAMLSQVEGLSPAVSLQPALQPQAGGVPSSSGAAVMAQGQPGESITVLGSTTEQAAHPSSVAVSVPSSSPSLSVSTSSSVSAMGLGQAQHSPGRVLFTPQGSSMILSQESLQMFLQQDQRQQTENDSTPSVGIPASVIVSSSTSDLAPSGHDGLISEAQVGLCPSPGPTHMATVVKQVPPTGHPQPLRIQSMSPSQPLATHTAPPPLADSPQPSHSPLTLGQHIQSPQHHQQHQQPRPPSQPQAQAQTPSRSCTPSSLPPLFIVHNQLPGSPQPAPQPQQQHPPPAHIQLQLQPQARPPSQPAPFQPDMPPASCSPKPPQAPPPAQFQFAAPPLSTVVKAQVPLQGLTAEQQHHLQLVAAQLQTLSTITQPSPQQKQLLEKLHQVQQNILLQAKQLPFGSQQDVPVAPGVTSAASAGTPLQLPPLLQQTSVLVKTPITASNDLQVFSGSQGPCGPVNQVVTPASLTQSVQTTTLKMPFCMEPSKEARMLEQLRKQQGSVLYPDQSAPFRSFEDTLHRLLPYHLYQGTASSPHDYRRVDDEFESVSSQLLKRTQAMIDKYRHLLFEESKQRLGPSAEMVMIDRMFIQEEKIALGQDRVLAKERPEEYVANSRILESVSAVSSQHPPPAALSSGRAGFTAAEPPTMPTGSTPTPAPPVPPPAPAPAPSTTPAPAPPPSHFPSTKLVIKQGGGGASVSWSSSCSPAPGPGVKPPAAEAARQSSSFSRAPPPSSSYSSSRLADDDDALPQRTSKPPIKTYEARRRIGLKLKIKQEAGFSKVVHNTALDPVHTQPQHNTHSQPQPQPQPQPQPQPQPLAKASPAAPSITTVIRTPPPTCSAASSSTTSVETTQSNLTQRGEAPPSAARPPSSSSHPWSSSTPSSTPSMAQMNGTLEHHDVSGVKRNPASTATPPQTTCRLPLRKTYRENISPRVRPGVPGGGGDSLPYPRPVSSPPKPQTPSSPSASDRTVIASVKLENRGSREASHPHAEPGLEGGRLGNSVDALGHVFAPGVKAPQQPQRRSEREEEEEEARHADPGADAGKYKRVSSKNRQREGGPFRMDQHAPGPPSPAESSFARDSSLPAKRCKSDSPDMDMDNASFSSGSPPDESLTDHLQSAIDSILNLQQGPSTRQGSKSGSSRSHHHHHQRPGASGASSHRPSVPPSSSSSSSASLATGRGHNGSLVPQTHSR